The DNA window AAAGAGTATGTCACAAagttattttattaaatgaacACCATGAATCTAGTTGTGGGAATTCTCAGTCgcaagaaaataaacaatccaaACTCTCGCCTTAAATAAAGGAATAAGCAAAGAGTTATCAATGTAACACTTACCGAACGTAGAGGGAGACCCATAGGACTCAGGACACAATTTGTTCTTGGTGAAATCCATTCCCGCGGATGATGATATCTACACGTGGAACCAAATTTACATTCCCCTGTTCTCACGTAGTACTGGCATTCAAGTTGACCAGGTCTTTCAGGATTTGAGTGTTCCTTCTGAGTGCTACTAGTAGGTCCAGCAGAggaaggtagcatctagtaagGTCTTGGATACACAGGTTCTGAGGGAGATAGCTGTGACACTCCATAAATTGAACCTGCTCCAACAGTGTGTTTAGCGGTAGGAGATGCTACTGGACTAACAGGTCCCTGCTTTAGATGGACTAACACCACAATAAGAAACTAAATGTCTGTTGAATAccagaagaaaggaaaatgttTTTATTCATGCACAGGATAAGGACCCCAGGTCGGAACTGGTACCAACCCTAGAGGAAGCACCACAGGACCATATGCCCCTTGCACATATGAAACAGGTAATAATGGAGGCCTCGCAACTTACCAGTTGACTACCCCAAACTGCTGCTGAGTAGGAACTAAAGGAGACTGCACCATCGGATAAAATGGGTTCCCTCACCTTTAACCTGCGATTTTTCTCCCTggaaccttctctctctctctctctctctctctctctctcagctatCTTTCATCTCTTTGAAACCCCTTATCCTGTGATCTCCTTCTCTCTAAATCCCCTTctcctaatctctctctctctctctctctctctctctctctctctctctctctctctctgaaacctTCTCCTACGtagattcttcttctccttctcgatTCTTGTCTCCTTCCCCTCTTGAATCAGTGAATGCGAAGGTAATGGAGGTCCTAAATCTCAGCAACATGGGAGTTCGGAGAGATGAGGGTTtgtagagaagagagaaagcatTGATACCAAAATGGGATTTTGGAGAGATTTGAGCGCGCAGCAAGTGGGAAGGGAATTAGGGCTCGGATTTAGGAGGAATAATTTCTTTACTTGAAGTAATCATCTAGATTTCGTTTTGTTCTGAGATTTGAGCACGcagatttgaaaatttctttaatttagaGACAAATAGTTATCATCTCCAATTTACAATGGAAAATTTCCGTCTCCAatgataaatatattttttgaatttaacgcattttattttgtattataCTATTAGATATATAGCAACGGAACTATTTCTCTCCCAAATGATTTATTTAGTGACGAAAAAAATCCATCGTAATAGATATAAATACAATTAAAATTCATCGTAGGAGATACAAGATTTAATTATAATAGTGACGAAAAAATTCCGTCTCAAATATTGGGACTGTAATATTTCTGTCCCATATATTGCGACAGAACTATATCTGTCTCGAATGGTTTATTTAAGGGACAGAAAGCAATCTGTtgtaatagatgtaaaattcaaTCATGATTGCGATGGAAAATTTTCGCCTCAAATATTTGGATGGTAATATTTCTGTCCCATATATTGCGACAGAACTTTTTTCGTATCGAATGGTTTATTTAGGGACAAAAAGTAATCTGTtgtaatagatgtaaaattcaaTCATAATAGCGACGGAAAAATTCCGTCTCAAATATTGGGACGGTAATATTTCTGTCCCATATATTGGGACAGAATTGTATCCATCTCGAATGGTTTATTTAGGGACAGAAAGTAATCCGTcataatagatgtaaaattcaaTCCCAATAGCGACAGAAAATTCCGTTTCAAAGGTTGTGACGGTAAGATATCTGTACCAACTACTAAATATGTAGCGACAGAATTATATTCGTCCCAAATAATTTGTTAAGGGGACATAAATTATGTCCGTCACTAAAAAAGTGTCGCAAATgccctcttttcccttttctacaGTATATCCAGAGTGGTGATCAGCCTATTCTGTGAGCTTGAAGTGGAAAGCTCACTCTCTTTTTTTATCAGTATATCCAGAGACCAGAGTGGTAATCAGCCTGTTCTGGGAGCTTGTGGTGGAAAGCCCACTCCTTTATCACCTAATATAAAGTAGTATTTCTGGGTAGAaaggttaaaattgaaattaacaAAGTAAATAACTGTTGCACTTAAAAAGCTTACTCAGGTGGTGTTGGCTTGTTACCACATTGTTAAGTACTTATCTAGACTATATATGGTTCGGAATCAAGATGCGGCCCATCTATTTGCCAGGTAATAATCTACGTTATCAATTGGTAGCCCCTCTGAATTTGAACTTGTTATGGTTCAAAACCTTAAACTTGTTGGCCCTTTGATATCACTACTTGTTGGCTTTGGGTGGGTCTTTATTTTTTAGCCCAAGTTGCATCAAGCTCAACTACGGGTGAAAGTTTTGCCCGGCTAGTGAGAGGGCCTGGGCCGGCTTTCATCCCACGGGCTGGGTCAGGTTTGAAATTTTTAGGGCTGAGGCCTCAGGCTATCCCAGGCTCAGCTCGGTCTTGTATTTATAAATACACAATTATCAATAATTATAtcatgcaaaaaaataaaaaagaaacaaagaaaaccaaagatATAGCTCGGCCTTGAATAGCCctgaaatgacaaaaaatacgGGCTGCCAAGATCAATCAAGGCCAACCTTGCAAAGCTTAATTCAGTTAGGTCAATCAGGTCGGGTTGGTTGGATTGGTTTGAGCCCAGGAGAGCTCAGGGATGCCAAGGTCAATCATGCTATTCTGAAAAAGCCCAACCCAATTAGGGTTAATTAGGACCAAGCTTGCAAAGTTAGACTCAATCAAGATCAATTAGGAACCAGTTGGGTTGGATTTAGCCCAGTAGAGATGTCAGAATCTATCAAGGCTAAATCGACAAAGCCCAACCCAATTAAAGTCAATTAGGGCAAGGTCAGGTTCAATCATTGACCCTGAGAGAGTCATTTGACCTAGCAAAGCATAATTTAAATATGGTCAGTCAGGGCCAACCATGCAAAGTGCGACCCAATTAGGGTTAATGAAGTCATATTTGGTTGGGTTGAGCCTTGTAGGTTTTTATCTAGCCATTGACATTCCAGCCTAATTTCGGCTAAACTAGGTTAGGGTTGAATTAAGGGGACCTAGGATTGAATTGGGGTTTAAAGAAATTCCGACCTAGCCTCGTTGTACCTCTAAACTCAATAATAACCATAAAAGCAAGGATTAGTATAGATTAACTTATACATCTTtgattttcctctctttttttttttttttttttacagtttttaatttaaattttttgtacACCTAGCTACATCCTTCAAGAGGCAATTTCATTTATTTGATATTATTTTACTGactaaaagaagagaaagaaatcaaCAAATGAAGGTAAAATAATATTCATGACTGATTCTTCAATTCGGTTGATTCTAGTATGATTCCTAAAACATAAGCTAGATAGCATGTATTATTTCTTAAGGATCTTTGGTTTTTCTGGTCGAATCTTAAAGGATCTTATTAAAAGTGAAGTTTATATGAGATGCTCATAAGTAGGGCTTGGATTAATCATGGATGGTTTCTGTCTTTGGTGGTAGTTGTTCTCTTGTGTAGGTGCAAAGTAGGCGTAAAATCGCCTTctcacatgattttttttacccttcttccttttgcctatatatatatatatatattatttattattattatttttttgggtagtagACCATTATATCCGATGTGGATTACTGGATTATACCATTTCCCACATAACCATAAATAACGTGGAAGATTCTCAACACTTGGTGGGGGCTGGGGACCGGCTACCTAGGACCCCTTCCCTATTCATTAATAACCTGAAAGTGAGATTGTCCACTGATATATAAGGCATGAAGATTGGCTGGGCCCAAGTTGACGTGGCTCCAAGTCatgtgcatgtgcattgcatctaATCCATCTCTCTTCCTCGAACACTGAATATAGAAAGCTAAAGCATAAATGGGACCCACATGTTCCATTGTTCTTGCCTGTCTAGGCCCTAATTTATCACATGCCCACCGTCTCAATGAATGGGAATGTTGATTCTTTAATCAATGGGATTGGTAGACTAGTAGTGAAAATACCTTCAACCCAAATGTGGTTTGTCATGGTATTTGTCATGATATCGTTAGCCTTCGAACATAATACCATTGTTAATATTGTATTAATGAAATGATATGGATTAGGTAAGAcacctaaaataaaaatccagtttttttaaaaaaaaattataataaactAGTCTAATAGGGGCCAAATCATGTATTGATATCATATTGATTTATTGTGCATTAAAATCATGATCCAAATTCCAAACACATGAGTAACTATCTTAAGGATAGTCATTAATCAACTCTTTTCAAATGCATTGGTGCTTGGTTTGAACCAATTTATTTGCTTTATAAATTATGGACCCCTGTTGATTCCCCCATAGCTCAGTTCTTACCCCTGTGTGGGTTATCTGGACCATTaaacctaaaagaaaaaaatatatatatatggacatGGGAAATGACGACCCAAGGGGGAAATTAGTATATGTGGAGCGTACCAAAATGTTGGGACCAGAAACCTAAAAAGACGTGATGGAGACCTAGAAAGTTGAATCATGAAATCATTGTACGTACCGTGAATATATCCCCACAGTCACACTTGTAAAATTTGTCTACACAGGAAATAAGATAGGAATCAAATTGGCATTACTACATACCAAggatttaaaatccaaatttgaatcTGAATCCGAATAGTACAGAACTGGTCCAAAATTTcccaaaccattttttttttaagtgtgcatatgagagagtgagagagagacagaTGTGAATAATTTACCAAAAACAGTATACGTATGAGAGACAACAGATGTGTTAGGTTCTCATATCAATCTTATGGGAGCTCTACATTGATATAGTATTGGATTCTCTCACCTCGTAAGTCATTTTGTAGGATTGAATTCTTCTAAAATAGTATgagaatatgagagagagagagagagagagagaggagtttcTATTGTGTTTCTTTGCAATTGGGTTCACAAGTCTAAAATGCGAAGGGCTCCAAACCTAGGGGAGGAGTTTATACAGACTCTCTGCAGTTGAGTTACAAAGTCCCAAGGCGAAGGACTCCAGGGTCTCCAGACCGGGGGAGAGGAGCagtttttctattatgtttctTAGCAATTGGGCAGGGAAAAAGGTTTGAGTCTCTAAGGAGCTTCTGTTGTGTTTCTTTGCAATTGGGTTCACAAGTCCAAAAGGCAAAGGACTCCAGAATGTCCAGATCCAGAGGGAGTTTCTATTGTGTTTCTTTCCAATTGGGATATATATGGACCAAAGACTCATATCATTAGCACCAATCCCGGCTACAAGAAAATAAGAGTTAAGGAGACATCAAAGCCTCTATAGTCTTCactgagaaaaataaaaaaggcaaaGGTCATAATTAATAGCCTGATGTTCCAGGTTAAAGAGTGACCCTTCAGGGTTGCACGCAATCAGGTTGAGCATGATTTAAGTGTACGTTATCGGATTGAGTATTAGTCACCTTGAAAAttgatatcatatcaatatGGATTTGAATATATCATCTCAGATCAGACAGAATTTTGCCCTTGGTCTCTACATTCCACCGATATGGGAACAACTAGGTAGTAGGTTTGGCCTATGTCGATACCAATCTTTGTTTAATACCTTAAACCATGAGTGATGAGGTTGAGACCCATGTAGTGATCCATAAATTCCATATAGGTTTGCCGTTAGCTGTTTAGTGAAGTTGGTTGGCACAAAGTGTTGTAGAGCAGTAGTACCtcatgaagaaatttttttttttttttttttggtaacagaaGAAAATTCTGTAGAACTGGAATTTTGTCAAAATGGAATTAATCAAatggtaaaaaagtaaaaaaaaaaaaaaaacacttaaaatTTTATGTAAAATGAAAACTTGAGAGCATAAATGATTTGACTTTAAATCTGAGATGattaattttaacaaaatttttttatctATGAAGTTTAAATTATCATCTCACCGTTTTTACAGATGCAAAACTTAGTGATGGTCAAACGAACCTTTTAGTCTTACCCATCCAAAAGGAAATTTACGAAGAAAATTTTATGCTAAAAGAGCACTTGCACATAGAGGATCTGATAAGGCCAAGACTAAGTTTTAAATCCATCAAATGATTTTCCTTTACCCACACCTaccaaaaagaaacaaaaagtaaGAACTTATGGGTCAGGATAGTCTTCTTTTCATCATATGATGAGAAATTCAGTCCCTCTTTTAAACAAAGGGATTTAGTATATATAGCATCAACTGCCATCAATGATCAATATGATATCGATATAGATTGAATTGTTTTTTGTCCAAAtcaaacggaaaaaaaaaaaagagtcattTTTACTGATATCATCTATCTATATCAGTATCATATTGATACCAATCATGGATTCACAATCAATGCCAATATGAATAAGTAAATTCGATATCAATAACTAAAGTCGTGATTTGAAGACCTAAAGGGCAGACACTTTTTTTATtcaaagatgaagaagcaaaTAGGCCAGTAAAGAAAATGGAAGTGAGCATTAGAGCAATTTTGACCATCTTCGTATGCTTAGACAATAAACACTCAATTTAGTGCATTGATTAACATCTTTCGAAGTACTTTGATGTGTAAACCGTGAAAACCAAAGTCCCTCGTTCAAAATCATGGAAATTTTTAGCGAGGGCTCCTTCTCCGGAAAGTTCGAGGTTTCCTTCTTTGGGAGTATATGTACCCGTGTCAGCAACTCAACTCAGCTCACAAGGGAGTCAAAGATGGAGGGGTCAAGTCCGAGTCAGCCTACCAACGGTCAACTTGGAGTTAGGTACGTTGGAAAATTGATTCAAATTATTCTCTCCTTAAATTATTTGGTGTCAACTGTCACATGTTTCAGTGTTTCCAGTAACTTCACTTAGCATTATTAATCCCCCATTTGTTAATTAATACTTAATTAATTCCAACATAAAACCCCCCCAACGATAGTCAGTTCTTGTTCTTTAGAAGCAGTGCCTTACACGCCCTGCCATTAAAGGTGATAAAGTTGTGGTAAATCAGTCTTTCTTATGGATGTGGATGGGAAACCCTCACAGTACGATCCTCAAAAAGGCTTAAGCTGCCAAAAAAGAGAGAGCTTGGGGTTAAAATCTTAAGCATTTAGCTATTTACTTGAGCAGCACCACCAGATACGACCGCCGGCACCATTCCCATCATCTCTTTCCAGTTTCCACAGGTTTCTCAGCAGAGATGGGTGCAGTTGATGACGTTGTAAGAACAGCTGAAACAATCCATTAATTCTCTTTTTTATAtgtctctgtttttcttttcagGGTTTTTGACTTTGCTGAGATCCTTCTGAAAATTTGTTAGGTGATGGAGGGAGAAAGCGAAAAAGTTAcagtgagagaagaagaagatgagaaggtggaggaagagaaagagaatggaGATGTGAAGGAACCCAGTAAAGAACATATGGGTTTACAGGAAAACGTGGTTCCAGATTCATCTCGGTCTGAATTTACAGTCTCCAAGCTGCGAACTTTGAACCCGACAAACCCTCTTAGAGTTATCATTCAAGGAGTTCGATCTGCTCGTGTTCAAACTCGTCCCCCTTCACAACcacatcctcatcctcctcctcctcctcctccttcggAGCCCCCTCTTTCAACTCCACGGGTAAGTGAAATAGATTGCAAGATAGCTTGATTTTTCTTCTCGTATTACAAGTTATTGactttaattgttttttttctgggtttttgTGTGTTATTTCAATTGTAAACAGCAATCGTTGTCTAATCTGAATTCAAGGGCTTACACCAATCGAATATTTCTGGTTCTGTTTCTACTCCACATGGTAGCTGCAGTTGGGTTACTCTGTTTTCTTGGATTCAAGGCAGTTCAGGGGCTCTTCGAAAGAGGAAAAACTGACAGACACGAGAAGAGGATGTTCAAGTACTGGTTTCCCCAAGCTGAAGGCGCAACTGTTCTAGGCATCATTCTTGCCTTCTTGTGGCAAAAGGCAGTCAGACACTGGCCCCATTTCATGGTTAATTTCATACTCTGGGGCACCTTCGCCACTTCCATGGCTGCAGGAATTCTCCTCCTCTGCTTCCAGAAGCGTTCCACGGACGGGGTCGGTGTGGTCTTTCTGTTATTCGCGGTCGGTAATGGCCTTTATGCGTGCTGGGTCACACCGAGAACCAAGTTCTGTGCAACAGTTATCACCAAATCGCTCGAACCAGCCGCGAAATTCCCCGATCTCAGTCGGCCCACTTACTGGATGCTTGGGATGTGTTTCATGTGGAtatcaatttgggtttttgcAGTGGTTGGAGCCCTTAATTTCTACGTTCCCCCTTTGGTTATAATCCTTCTGGTCTTGAGCTTGGCTTGGATAGCAGAAGTGATGAGAAATGTAGCTAATTTAACTGTGAGTCGGGTTATCGCCCTTTACTATCTCAGAGGAATGCAATCCAACACCCAATTCTGCTTCCAGAGAGCCATGTCAAGGAACCTTGGAAGTGCTTGTCTGGGTTCGTTCTTTGTGCCTGCGATCGAAGCTATGAGAATCGTGGCTCGAGGTCTCAATTTGCTTGAAGGTGAAGATGAATTCATGTTCTCTTGCGCTCATTGTTGCCTCAGAGTCATGGAGACCATTTTCAGATACGGCAATGGCTGGGCCTTTGTTCAGGTATCCTTAACTGTTGATGTTGACGACTTAACCCATAACCATCGCAAAGTCTTTTTCCTTTCGAACCATTAAATTGCGATTTTACCTTTCAGATGGTCTCTATGATGTTCTTTATTGACATTAACTACAAACTATAAATGTTAGGTATTAGGACCTCTAAGTTGGGTTGGGGTTCAGGCGGTTTACCGGGTCTGACCAGACCAGACCAGAGAATCCATGAGATCCATATGTGCATATATATCTTCTCAGATCCACTAAGCTGGTGGCTATAAATTTTTCCATGTAGCAACATAGGCCAAGATACCAATCATCTTCATCTGAAAACATTGGTTCAACATAGTCTTATTCCAACTATAAAAGGTTGGTTGGCTATTAATTTTCATTCTCCACGTATTTTGTAAAAGTTGTTTAATCAATAAATAGGCTGACTTTCTctacacccatggtgaagaggaATCTCTGCATCTAACCCTTGGGATTACGGTAGGAAAAATGTAATTTTGACCCTTTACAATAGGGGTGGGAGTAAAAAGATGACACGAAAATCCAATCACATAGTCACATCACTTTGAGTAGAGATTTCTATACtctatgggtgaaggaaaacttagtcGTCGTCCAAATGGCTGTACCAAACCAATAAATGTAATTCTTCTATCAGTCCAAAGTGTATCTTTAATATAGAATTCACATTTACCATGTTAGTGAATCACTTACAAGTCACAACTGAAAATACCTTTTATTAGCCTGTTTTAATTGTTCTTTAAAATCTGATTAATGTGTTCAATGGTGAGATGGAAATGAAGAGTAGTTATGTGGTGTTGATGTGTAGATAGCTGCATATGGGAAGGGATTTGTGAGGGCATCAGAGGATACATGGGCACAATTTGTAAGAGAAGGAATGGCTGCCATAGTCGATTCCGATATAACCAGCGCGATATGCTTCTTGACCGGAGTTTGCAGTGGCTCCATCTGTGTCCTTGTCACTGCTTCATGGTCGTGGATGGTTTACAAGAGCTACACGGCCACTGTGTCACTCCTTGCATTCTTCATTGGATACCTCTTGGTAGGATTTGCAGTCTTACCCTAATTTTCCATAAGACATTTCTCTGCTCATGGGCTCTAAACCTTATATGTGTTTCTCTTAATGTACAGACTCGGATTGGAATGGCATTACCACATGCTTGTGTTAGCTGTTACTATGTGTGTTATGCAGAGAACCCAGTGAACAGGTTATTTGATAGAACAATTCCTGACCGGCTCGACATGATTAAATCCGGCAAAGCTTACACTGTACCGACCCCCCGGGTCCCTGTTCCCCGGCGATTCACAGTGTAGGGCCTAACAAGTTTGAAGCTTGAAGAATTCCAGGGTACAAAACTGTATGTGTTCATCAGCTTGAGGAATGGTTTTGAGCTAAAGAATGGAGAGTACAGCATTTTGGTCGGACCAATTTGCATCGGGCCAGAGCTTGAACCGGACCAGGCTGATTCAGGATGGATCCACAAAGGTGGGATGATGACATGATGATGTTGACTTTGACTATTCAGCCTTCGTTCtttattgtatttattttaaaaggagaggaaatggagagagaaggaggaggtGGGT is part of the Macadamia integrifolia cultivar HAES 741 chromosome 9, SCU_Mint_v3, whole genome shotgun sequence genome and encodes:
- the LOC122088014 gene encoding protein PNS1-like, with translation MGAVDDVVMEGESEKVTVREEEDEKVEEEKENGDVKEPSKEHMGLQENVVPDSSRSEFTVSKLRTLNPTNPLRVIIQGVRSARVQTRPPSQPHPHPPPPPPPSEPPLSTPRQSLSNLNSRAYTNRIFLVLFLLHMVAAVGLLCFLGFKAVQGLFERGKTDRHEKRMFKYWFPQAEGATVLGIILAFLWQKAVRHWPHFMVNFILWGTFATSMAAGILLLCFQKRSTDGVGVVFLLFAVGNGLYACWVTPRTKFCATVITKSLEPAAKFPDLSRPTYWMLGMCFMWISIWVFAVVGALNFYVPPLVIILLVLSLAWIAEVMRNVANLTVSRVIALYYLRGMQSNTQFCFQRAMSRNLGSACLGSFFVPAIEAMRIVARGLNLLEGEDEFMFSCAHCCLRVMETIFRYGNGWAFVQIAAYGKGFVRASEDTWAQFVREGMAAIVDSDITSAICFLTGVCSGSICVLVTASWSWMVYKSYTATVSLLAFFIGYLLTRIGMALPHACVSCYYVCYAENPVNRLFDRTIPDRLDMIKSGKAYTVPTPRVPVPRRFTV